In the genome of Candidatus Zixiibacteriota bacterium, one region contains:
- the amrB gene encoding AmmeMemoRadiSam system protein B: protein MKDNIEVRRPAVAGSFYPGNPVELAKLLAQFYSETEKKSLPGHPLAVIAPHAGYIYSGRIAAAAFKQLEGEIYDTVVVISPSHTVFFQGSSVYEGSAYQTPIGMIEIDEKLSAAIAAIHPSIYLSNKGHTGGSVRGEHALEVQLPFLQQVLGRFKLVAIVMGDQEESSCRDLGETLASTLNGKNVLIVASTDLSHFYTDKEARRLDGNLRRAIEEFSPDKWLNTLSSGKGEACGGGPVAATLIAARRLGGNQVTVTGYATSADVTGDLNEVVGYLSAVITSPRKVASQNGNLGAPARKNGAEISESDKKYLLNLARESIKAGLSQTPFRPAEPEAKALREKRGVFVTLKVAGMLRGCIGMIRAAKPLYEAVAEMASAAAFDDPRFQPLTEAELEGIDIEISVLSPLSRVEDISEIKIGRDGLMIRLDFHSGLLLPQVASEHGWNLTTFLEQTCLKAGLPKNSYKDKAAEIYRFTADIF from the coding sequence ATGAAAGATAACATCGAAGTCCGACGTCCCGCGGTGGCGGGAAGTTTCTACCCGGGAAATCCGGTGGAACTCGCCAAGCTTCTGGCGCAATTCTACTCGGAAACGGAGAAAAAGTCGCTGCCGGGACATCCCCTGGCGGTGATTGCTCCCCATGCCGGCTATATATATTCCGGAAGAATAGCCGCCGCCGCTTTCAAGCAACTGGAAGGGGAAATCTACGATACCGTGGTGGTCATCTCCCCTTCGCATACGGTTTTCTTTCAGGGTTCGTCGGTGTACGAAGGCTCTGCCTATCAGACCCCCATCGGCATGATTGAAATTGATGAGAAACTTTCGGCGGCAATTGCCGCCATTCATCCTTCCATATATCTCTCCAACAAGGGGCATACCGGCGGCTCCGTACGGGGCGAACATGCTCTTGAAGTCCAACTGCCGTTTCTGCAGCAGGTGCTGGGGCGATTCAAACTCGTGGCGATCGTTATGGGCGACCAGGAAGAGAGCTCTTGCCGCGACCTGGGGGAGACTCTTGCCTCGACTCTCAACGGCAAGAATGTGCTGATTGTGGCTTCGACCGACCTGTCCCATTTCTATACCGATAAAGAAGCGCGACGTCTTGATGGCAACCTGCGCCGCGCCATTGAGGAGTTCAGCCCCGACAAATGGCTCAACACCCTTTCCTCCGGTAAGGGAGAAGCCTGCGGCGGCGGACCGGTCGCCGCCACTCTCATTGCCGCCAGGAGGCTCGGCGGCAACCAGGTCACGGTCACCGGTTATGCCACCTCCGCTGATGTAACCGGCGACCTCAATGAAGTTGTCGGATATCTGTCGGCCGTCATAACCTCTCCCAGAAAAGTTGCCTCCCAGAATGGAAATCTCGGCGCCCCGGCAAGGAAAAACGGCGCGGAAATCAGCGAGTCCGACAAAAAATATCTTTTGAACCTGGCGCGCGAATCTATAAAAGCCGGCTTAAGCCAGACCCCCTTTCGTCCCGCCGAACCGGAGGCGAAAGCCCTCAGAGAGAAACGGGGGGTTTTTGTCACTTTGAAAGTTGCCGGAATGTTGCGCGGTTGTATCGGGATGATACGCGCCGCCAAGCCGCTCTACGAAGCGGTCGCGGAAATGGCTTCTGCCGCCGCATTCGATGACCCCCGCTTTCAGCCGCTAACCGAAGCGGAGCTGGAGGGAATCGATATCGAAATCTCCGTTCTCTCGCCTCTGTCAAGAGTGGAAGATATCTCGGAGATTAAGATTGGTCGCGATGGCTTAATGATTCGTCTTGATTTCCACTCCGGACTCCTGCTGCCGCAGGTGGCAAGTGAGCATGGGTGGAATCTGACCACGTTTCTGGAACAGACCTGCCTTAAGGCCGGTCTCCCCAAAAACAGCTATAAAGATAAAGCGGC